In a genomic window of Gossypium arboreum isolate Shixiya-1 chromosome 9, ASM2569848v2, whole genome shotgun sequence:
- the LOC108450789 gene encoding cysteine-rich receptor-like protein kinase 10, protein MGFLAKLSACIAKRFKAARGGSAGEDDSDDGSDTQGLFFELRALQIATNYFSELNRLGHGGFGPVYKGLMPNGQEIAVKKLAMDSRQGLKQFINEVKLLLKTQHKNLVMLFGCCAEGPEKMLVYEYLPNKSLDYFLFDKSKSPSLDWTTRFKIITGIARGLLYLHEEAPQRIIHIDIKASNILLDQQLNPKISDFGLARLFPGDDTHVNTFRISGTHGYMAPEYAMHGYLSVKTDVFSYGVVVLEIVSGRKNHDSRLGSEKADLLNYSWLLFQGGKMLDLVDPTLEKYNPDEAAMCIQLGLLCCQQTVVERPDMNSVHLMLSSDSFTLPRPGKPAIQGRVGRWTTTSTSAFTNTNTNASSTNGGMTKVSAGSSFVEDYSRNSISYSSIEEGR, encoded by the exons ATGGGATTCTTGGCTAAACTTTCTGCTTGCATCGCCAAACGCTTCAAAGCCGCTCGAGGTGGATCCGCCGGAGAAGACGATTCCGACGACGGATCCGACACTCAGGGCCTTTTCTTCGAACTCCGTGCTCTCCAGATTGCTACTAACTATTTCTCTGAACTTAATCGCCTCGGTCATGGTGGCTTTGGTCCTGTCTACAAG GGTTTGATGCCAAATGGTCAAGAGATAGCTGTGAAGAAGCTTGCAATGGATTCAAGACAGGGACTGAAACAATTCATTAATGAGGTGAAGCTTTTATTGAAAACCCAGCACAAGAACTTAGTGATGTTGTTCGGGTGCTGCGCAGAAGGACCTGAGAAGATGCTTGTTTATGAGTATTTGCCAAATAAAAGTCTTGATTACTTTCTCTTTG ACAAGAGCAAGTCTCCTTCCTTGGATTGGACTACAAGATTTAAGATAATCACAGGCATTGCAAGAGGTCTCCTCTACCTGCATGAAGAGGCGCCTCAAAGGATCATTCATATAGACATCAAAGCCAGTAACATATTGTTGGATCAACAATTGAACCCAAAAATCTCTGATTTTGGCTTGGCAAGGCTCTTTCCTGGGGATGATACTCATGTAAATACTTTTAGGATTTCTGGCACCCA TGGTTACATGGCCCCTGAATATGCCATGCATGGGTATTTGTCTGTGAAGACAGATGTTTTCAGCTATGGAGTTGTGGTCTTGGAGATAGTAAGTGGCAGAAAAAACCATGATAGCCGTCTTGGTTCAGAGAAGGCAGACCTCTTGAACTAT TCATGGCTGCTATTTCAAGGCGGAAAGATGTTGGATTTAGTTGATCCAACCCTCGAGAAATACAATCCTGACGAGGCAGCAATGTGCATTCAGCTAGGCTTGTTATGCTGTCAACAGACTGTTGTCGAGAGACCAGACATGAACTCCGTTCATCTCATGCTTTCCAGCGATTCATTCACCTTGCCGAGACCAGGTAAACCAGCAATCCAAGGGCGTGTAGGCCGGTGGACGACCACATCTACTTCAGCTTTTACTAATACAAACACTAATGCAAGTAGCACCAATGGGGGTATGACAAAGGTTTCGGCGGGAAGTAGCTTTGTTGAAGATTATTCTAGGAATTCCATATCCTATTCGTCCATTGAAGAAGGTAGATGA
- the LOC108450178 gene encoding 40S ribosomal protein S7-like produces MYTSMKKIHKDKDVEPTEFEESVAQAFFDLENTNQDLKSDLKDLYINSAVQIDVSGSRKAVVIHVPYRLRKAFRKVHVKLVRELEKKFSGKDVILIATRRILRPPKKGSAVQRPRSRTLTAVHEAMLEDIVLPAEIVGKRTRYAIDGSKLMKVFLDPKERNNTEYKLETFSAVYRKLAGKDVVFEFPVTEA; encoded by the exons ATGTATACATCAATGAAGAAGATCCACAAAGATAAGGATGTTGAACCAACAGAATTTGAGGAATCAGTTGCCCAG GCATTCTTTGATTTGGAGAATACCAACCAGGATCTGAAAAGTGACCTCAAGGATCTCTACATTAATTCAGCAGT CCAAATTGATGTGTCTGGGAGCCGGAAAGCTGTTGTTATCCATGTCCCCTACCGATTGAGGAAAGCTTTTCGCAAGGTTCATGTTAAGCTTGTGAGGGAGCTTGAAAAGAAGTTCAGTGGAAAG GATGTGATTCTTATTGCCACCCGGAGGATATTGAGGCCCCCAAAGAAAGGTTCTGCCGTTCAGAGGCCTCGCAGCCGCACATTGACTGCTGTACACGAGGCAATGCTAGAAGATATTGTCTTGCCCGCCGAGATTGTCGGGAAGCGCACTAGATATGCAATTGATGGATCTAAGTTAATGAAG GTGTTTTTGGACCCCAAGGAACGAAACAACACTGAGTATAAGCTTGAGACCTTTTCTGCAGTTTACCGGAAGCTTGCTGGGAAGGATGTTGTGTTCGAGTTCCCTGTTACAGAGGCATAG